In a single window of the Pontibacter russatus genome:
- a CDS encoding phosphoglycerate kinase, translating to MRTIDQYDFAGKKALVRVDFNVPLDENFHITDDNRIRAAVPTIRKILDDGGAVILMSHLGRPKGGPENKYSLVHLVDRLKEEFNTTVWFANDCIGPEAAQMAQALKPGEILLLENLRFHKAEEKGDPDFARELSTLGDVYVNDAFGTAHREHASTAVIARYFPNDKLMGYVMQAELENARRVLDNVERPYTAIMGGAKISDKILIIERLMDKVDNLIIGGGMSYTFVKADGGTIGSSLVEEDKVELAGRMIAMAREKGVQLMIPVDSVVADEFSNDANIDTCLSHHIKPMWMGLDIGPNAREEYAAVIANSKTILWNGPMGVFEMSNFSVGTEAVAEAVVEATRRGAYSLIGGGDSAAAVNQLGYADKVSYVSTGGGALLEYMEGKTLPGVAALERNDY from the coding sequence ATGAGAACCATCGACCAATATGACTTTGCCGGCAAAAAGGCACTGGTGCGCGTAGATTTCAACGTGCCCCTCGACGAGAACTTCCATATCACGGACGATAACCGCATCCGCGCGGCGGTGCCCACCATCCGGAAAATACTTGACGACGGCGGCGCTGTCATCCTGATGTCGCACCTGGGCCGCCCCAAAGGCGGACCCGAGAACAAATACTCCTTGGTGCATCTGGTGGACCGCCTGAAGGAGGAGTTCAACACCACCGTGTGGTTCGCCAACGACTGCATCGGGCCGGAGGCGGCGCAAATGGCGCAGGCCCTGAAGCCGGGCGAGATTCTGTTGCTGGAGAACCTGCGCTTCCACAAGGCGGAGGAGAAAGGCGACCCTGACTTTGCGCGGGAGCTGTCCACACTGGGCGATGTGTACGTGAACGACGCTTTCGGCACCGCACACCGCGAGCATGCCTCCACAGCCGTGATTGCGCGCTACTTCCCTAACGACAAGCTGATGGGCTACGTGATGCAGGCGGAACTGGAGAACGCCCGCCGCGTGCTGGACAATGTGGAGCGCCCCTACACCGCTATCATGGGAGGTGCCAAAATCTCCGACAAAATCCTCATCATCGAGCGCCTCATGGACAAGGTCGATAACCTGATCATTGGCGGCGGCATGTCTTATACCTTTGTGAAGGCCGACGGCGGCACCATCGGCTCCTCGCTGGTGGAAGAAGACAAAGTGGAACTGGCGGGCCGTATGATTGCCATGGCCCGCGAAAAAGGGGTGCAACTGATGATTCCGGTAGACTCGGTGGTGGCAGACGAGTTCAGCAACGACGCCAACATCGACACCTGCCTGAGCCACCACATCAAGCCCATGTGGATGGGACTGGACATAGGCCCGAACGCCCGAGAAGAGTACGCCGCCGTGATCGCCAACTCCAAAACCATCCTGTGGAACGGCCCGATGGGCGTATTTGAGATGTCGAACTTCTCGGTGGGCACCGAGGCCGTGGCCGAGGCCGTTGTAGAGGCCACCCGCCGTGGCGCCTACTCCCTCATTGGGGGCGGTGACTCTGCCGCTGCCGTGAACCAGCTGGGCTATGCCGACAAGGTATCGTACGTATCAACCGGCGGTGGTGCGCTGCTGGAGTATATGGAAGGGAAAACGCTGCCAGGCGTTGCCGCCCTCGAACGCAACGACTACTAA
- a CDS encoding D-alanine--D-alanine ligase family protein codes for MKVGIIFGGPSREREISFAGGRTVYDNLDKALFEAVPVFVDSLGNFILLDWQYIYKGTIRDFYPPVEALPETEHGLQIYMESLGELSIAEQDAIIAKAGKRLLPHEFKSHFDFAFLALHGPYGEDGSIQGLLEWYHIPYSGSGILPSAIGIDKAAQKEMLKQHGFPTPDYRIIQYADWADLNQRESIYKQLVADLGFPLVLKAPHQGSSIGVSIIKEDDFAAFEAGVERSFFTKTIYNNQWLAMGQEKQLVSMKQLVDIREGIGMPVLLQDGSIIYHPEQLLNHINITFADSTTDSITLTNIEHEQQILVEAFIKGKEFSCIVVQDETGKPLALPPTEIVKGSEVFDYRSKYLPGLSRKITPINLPTEQIQEIRQATSRLFKSFGFNVYARLDGFITDSGEIFLNDPNTTSGMLPSSFFFHQAAEIGLNPSQFLTYIIRTSVAERLKSGKDTVKLTRLLQKLDSAIQDEQAHRHDKIRVGVIMGGYSSERHISVESGRNIYEKLSSSTKYEPLPIFLTGSNEAHRLYTIPVNIMLKDNADDIKEKIQHFEHGGKPHPVLAQIIQEAEGITRKYTGRSLQEPQRITYPQLKNLVDAVFIALHGRPGEDGALQTELEKLHIPYNGSGIRSSRITINKYDTNELLAKHGVPVAKHKMALKEDWLQDKEAFFQSIEAEFPYPFIAKPADDGCSSAVKKIKNRRELEAFSTLMFREMEELDTECARTLSLGFKEEFPNKGGFLVETLISKNGAKHFLEVTGGLLTKYGPDGAVEYEVFEASEALAEGEVLSLEEKFLAGEGQNITPARYAADPVRRQQISDKVKEDLRRVAQILQIEGYARIDAFVRVLENDEVETIIIEVNSLPGMTPATCIFHQTAINGYKPYDFINRILQFGIERNRMKSES; via the coding sequence ATGAAAGTAGGAATAATTTTCGGTGGGCCGTCGCGGGAGCGGGAGATTTCGTTTGCAGGTGGCCGCACGGTTTACGACAATTTAGACAAGGCGCTGTTTGAGGCGGTGCCGGTGTTTGTGGACAGCCTCGGCAATTTTATATTGCTGGACTGGCAGTATATATACAAAGGCACCATCCGCGATTTTTACCCGCCGGTGGAGGCCCTGCCGGAAACGGAGCACGGCCTGCAGATCTATATGGAGTCGCTGGGCGAGCTGAGCATAGCCGAGCAGGACGCCATCATCGCCAAAGCGGGCAAGCGCCTGCTGCCCCACGAGTTTAAGAGTCACTTCGATTTCGCGTTCCTGGCCCTGCACGGCCCCTACGGCGAAGACGGCAGCATTCAGGGTTTGCTGGAGTGGTACCATATCCCGTATTCCGGCTCCGGCATCCTGCCCTCCGCCATCGGCATCGACAAAGCCGCGCAGAAGGAGATGCTCAAGCAGCACGGCTTCCCGACGCCCGATTACCGCATCATCCAGTACGCCGACTGGGCCGACCTGAACCAGCGCGAAAGCATATATAAGCAGTTGGTCGCAGACCTCGGGTTTCCGCTGGTGCTGAAGGCGCCGCACCAGGGTTCCTCTATCGGCGTTTCCATCATCAAGGAAGATGATTTTGCCGCTTTTGAGGCAGGAGTGGAGCGCAGCTTCTTCACCAAAACCATCTACAATAACCAGTGGCTGGCGATGGGCCAGGAGAAGCAACTGGTGAGCATGAAGCAACTTGTGGACATCCGGGAAGGCATCGGCATGCCGGTGCTGCTACAGGACGGCTCCATTATATATCACCCCGAGCAATTGCTGAACCATATAAACATAACGTTTGCCGACAGCACCACCGATAGTATCACACTAACGAACATAGAGCACGAGCAGCAGATACTGGTGGAGGCTTTCATCAAAGGCAAGGAGTTTTCGTGCATCGTGGTGCAGGACGAGACGGGCAAACCGCTGGCGCTGCCGCCGACCGAGATCGTGAAAGGCAGCGAGGTGTTCGATTACCGGTCCAAGTACCTGCCCGGCCTGAGCCGCAAAATCACCCCCATCAACCTGCCGACCGAGCAGATACAGGAAATCCGGCAGGCGACCAGCAGGCTGTTCAAGAGCTTCGGCTTTAACGTATATGCCCGCCTCGATGGCTTTATCACCGACAGCGGCGAAATTTTCCTGAACGACCCGAACACGACATCGGGCATGCTGCCTTCGTCGTTCTTCTTCCATCAGGCAGCGGAAATCGGGCTGAACCCGTCACAGTTCCTGACCTATATCATCCGCACCTCGGTGGCCGAGAGGCTGAAGTCCGGAAAAGACACCGTGAAACTGACGCGGCTGCTGCAGAAGCTGGACAGCGCCATACAGGACGAGCAGGCGCACCGCCACGACAAGATACGGGTGGGCGTGATCATGGGCGGCTATTCTTCGGAGCGCCATATATCCGTGGAGAGCGGCCGGAACATATATGAGAAGCTTTCCTCGTCCACTAAATACGAGCCGTTGCCCATCTTCCTGACGGGCAGCAACGAGGCGCACCGTCTCTACACGATTCCGGTCAACATTATGCTGAAGGACAATGCAGACGATATAAAAGAGAAGATACAGCACTTTGAGCATGGCGGTAAGCCGCACCCGGTGCTGGCGCAGATCATCCAAGAGGCAGAGGGCATAACCCGCAAATACACCGGCCGCAGCCTGCAGGAGCCGCAGCGCATCACGTACCCCCAACTGAAGAACCTGGTGGATGCCGTGTTTATCGCGCTGCACGGCCGTCCGGGCGAGGACGGGGCCTTGCAGACGGAACTGGAGAAACTGCATATCCCCTACAATGGGTCGGGCATTCGCTCCTCGCGCATCACCATCAACAAATACGACACCAACGAGCTGCTCGCCAAGCACGGCGTGCCGGTGGCCAAGCACAAAATGGCGCTGAAAGAAGACTGGCTGCAGGACAAAGAGGCATTCTTTCAGAGCATAGAGGCAGAGTTTCCTTACCCTTTTATTGCCAAGCCCGCAGACGATGGCTGCAGTTCTGCCGTTAAGAAAATAAAGAACCGCCGGGAACTGGAGGCCTTCAGCACGCTGATGTTCCGGGAGATGGAAGAACTGGACACCGAATGTGCCCGCACGTTGTCGCTTGGGTTTAAAGAAGAATTCCCGAACAAGGGCGGTTTCCTGGTCGAGACGCTGATTTCTAAAAATGGGGCGAAGCACTTCCTGGAAGTAACGGGCGGCCTGCTAACCAAATATGGCCCGGACGGGGCGGTAGAGTACGAGGTGTTTGAAGCCTCCGAGGCCCTGGCCGAGGGCGAGGTGCTGTCGCTGGAGGAGAAGTTTCTGGCGGGCGAGGGGCAGAACATCACGCCCGCGCGCTATGCCGCCGACCCGGTGCGCCGCCAGCAGATATCCGACAAGGTGAAAGAGGACCTGAGGCGGGTGGCGCAGATTTTGCAGATAGAAGGCTACGCCCGCATCGATGCCTTCGTGCGCGTGCTGGAGAACGACGAGGTGGAGACGATCATCATCGAGGTGAACTCGCTGCCGGGCATGACACCGGCCACCTGCATCTTCCACCAGACCGCCATCAACGGGTACAAGCCTTACGACTTCATCAACCGCATCCTGCAGTTCGGCATCGAGCGCAACAGGATGAAGTCAGAGAGTTAG